The Deltaproteobacteria bacterium genomic interval CGCAGATTCTGCGCGCACTGCGGGCAGTGACGCACGAGTTGCAGGCCTTCCGCGATGCGATCCTGCCCGATGGTCAGGCAGACTGGTACGCTGGCTGCAGGACGTCATGGAGGGACCGGAGGTCGACCATGCCCTCGATGCGCGCGAAGAACGGACCGCAGCCTGCCACCCCCGCCACGACGCACGTTTCCCGGATCATGAGCCACGACGTGATCACGGTGCGATCGGGCACGAGCGTTGACGTAGTCGCCGAGGTGCTGCTGTCGCGCGGGCTGAGCCGCGTCCCGGTGCTCGATGCAAGTGACCACCTGATCGGCATCGTCTCGAAGACCGATCTGGTCGCGCAGGCGCACGACGAAGGCGACACGCTGCAAGAGACGTCGGAGCCGTCCGCGCGAGACAAACAGCTGCACGATCTGCGTGGCTTTCACGTCCACAGCGAAGGCGCCGTCGTCGACGATGTAATGTCCCAACAGGTGATCGCGATAGACGAGACGGCAACTGTTCAGCGAGCAGCGCAGATGATGGTCGGCAGCCGGGTGCACGGTTTGCCGGTCGTGACGGCCGGCGGCAGGCTGGTAGGTTTTGTCTCGACCATGGATGTTCTGGCCTGGCTCTCCGGGCTGCGCTGACAACGGTCAGGCGGCGCGTGCAGAGTTTTCATCGGCAGCTTGCGCACGAAGGGTCACGACGGGGCAGCGAGCCTGGCGCACTACGAACTCGGCGACGCTTCCGAGGGCAACACGGCGCAGACCACCACGGCCATGCGTTCCCATGACGATCAGGTCGGCCTTCAGTCGTACCGCCGCGTCGAGGATGCCGGTCGCCGGCGACGCCGCGAGAAGTACCTCGGTCGTGGCGACGATGCCCAACTCCTCCACAACCTCCCGCAGCGCCGCGCGGACGGGAGCAATCTCATCTTCCG includes:
- a CDS encoding CBS domain-containing protein encodes the protein MSASQCHGRANRRQLQPHRFQLSKGESRRQCAQILRALRAVTHELQAFRDAILPDGQADWYAGCRTSWRDRRSTMPSMRAKNGPQPATPATTHVSRIMSHDVITVRSGTSVDVVAEVLLSRGLSRVPVLDASDHLIGIVSKTDLVAQAHDEGDTLQETSEPSARDKQLHDLRGFHVHSEGAVVDDVMSQQVIAIDETATVQRAAQMMVGSRVHGLPVVTAGGRLVGFVSTMDVLAWLSGLR
- a CDS encoding universal stress protein produces the protein MRVAAFPAPSRRARRLQRSPRAGPGRLEPSTARFTRESSMQPQILVPYDFGPASAKALCWANDLQRSLGGLPVHVIHVLNPTPVIATDRVVPALSEDEIAPVRAALREVVEELGIVATTEVLLAASPATGILDAAVRLKADLIVMGTHGRGGLRRVALGSVAEFVVRQARCPVVTLRAQAADENSARAA